In a genomic window of Acidobacteriota bacterium:
- a CDS encoding very short patch repair endonuclease: MSRVRSADTVPEIAFRRALWAIGLRYRVRARLPGTPDLAFPKLRLTIFVDGCFWHACPRHYGEPKSNVGFWRTKIAANRERDRRVNRELRKLGWRVVRIWEHELRENLPGAVARIRQLLTRAAAT; the protein is encoded by the coding sequence ATGTCCCGGGTTCGGAGCGCGGACACTGTTCCTGAGATTGCCTTCCGACGGGCACTCTGGGCGATCGGCCTTAGATACCGCGTACGAGCTCGATTGCCCGGCACGCCGGACCTGGCCTTCCCAAAGTTGCGCCTGACGATCTTTGTCGACGGTTGCTTCTGGCACGCTTGTCCGCGGCACTACGGCGAGCCGAAATCAAATGTTGGATTTTGGAGGACGAAGATCGCCGCGAATCGGGAACGTGACCGCCGTGTAAATCGCGAACTGCGAAAACTCGGCTGGCGGGTTGTCAGAATCTGGGAGCACGAGCTTCGCGAAAACTTGCCAGGTGCAGTCGCCCGGATTCGACAGTTGTTGACGCGCGCGGCCGCAACATAG
- the dcm gene encoding DNA (cytosine-5-)-methyltransferase — MQIVSIVRLRFTWFHMSEQIQLIQFDDEPPLSDPYLTEQDVITEFKVSRTTLWRLRMEGLPHVSVGRQVRYRLGAIVEWLERSNGPEGRRGRRRAKQTSQTADAIPPCHWSHAVALDPRHRPQTPFAPSSTIRREWWRFPQEAHLLDPRLGRYRRLRAHEVAVLQGFAPDWASAAGVGELDQIRGYGNAVPPSLARAVINGIIKTVDQPLRTSVEVCAGFGGLAMGAADAAGIKHLALIDNWNVATRTLRANGPWPVDSVLEEDVCDVEWQRFTDRVDLLTGGPPCQPWSIGGARRGARDERDLLGLMPDVVGVVRPIAFVFENVPGLLAGENEAYARWLLDRLRTPAPGLNYAVAAATFNAADFGLPQIRRRVFIVGLRGKPASAVHETFDAIAALRTHADPKLPLPHGRAAWNTINSALPDWASVEDGWRKWITVGDDSKDPESVDPAEARSDTTQTNRQSRRPRISLSWPHRDCLTEWTAGGWTARDEVDDPLRTDVRPLLVIEHGLTADPFTDPWFVVGDSVAALGALTRTHARRAQLVYLDLPRITTNAAAFDAAEDQSALDTWLTLVQGLLRRGLRLLSDEGAIVALCGVGELPYVQILLTELAGVRNYVGTVAWQKGYSPRNIPNQREFSPTHDNLVVFARRKEVLPAVALRVPPEGFANQDADPRGPWNAEHKGANKDDYTFEVNVAPYRWRIVDGALPPGMWRISERSGVIWAPKGDVKTPGLFRFTVEVEDQKGAKARRALSIQVAEDVEPPPLVPPPWLIAQVDGEGRILNGPDSSGDLRIVTDKLPVACLGQEYSAVAIASGGAPWTGTTKPGKTSTPGSRPKRFWEYSPETLLQAAARDAVDFKNKVDAIPAVKRYLDGAESAPRNVETVWLGGDKRRAQGQLVGYSQDAKAELTDMQAENVIQEVITYSKPATLMLRLIALFTQPQGLVVDIGAPAAEMAAIATMTGRRAVYVELPSNTGLRQTLTAPRLLHASRGRHPLPEDCVFAADLNGEAAERGLIINGQRRAPSELAGVFTVELGASAARIDRPSAVVELDYVTYPTGSDTFLHMLASIEGLVPIGGNRGWFAEALWEPLRAVYVQSKEFVDGSFLERVSQDHDEFLRTGGRVRIYYHRGQNSSLMPVGSGVELRRIPFDLQLTAGLF, encoded by the coding sequence TTGCAGATTGTTTCAATTGTGCGTCTTCGTTTCACCTGGTTCCATATGAGCGAGCAAATTCAGCTGATCCAGTTCGACGATGAGCCTCCCCTGTCAGACCCGTACCTGACTGAGCAAGACGTGATCACCGAATTCAAGGTATCACGCACAACACTCTGGAGGCTCCGGATGGAAGGGCTTCCCCATGTGTCGGTCGGTCGGCAAGTCCGCTATCGCTTAGGTGCGATAGTCGAATGGCTTGAGCGGTCCAACGGTCCCGAAGGGCGACGTGGGAGAAGGCGGGCCAAGCAAACTAGCCAGACGGCCGACGCGATTCCGCCTTGCCACTGGAGCCACGCGGTCGCGCTCGATCCGCGTCATCGTCCACAAACCCCTTTCGCACCGTCATCGACAATACGCCGCGAGTGGTGGCGCTTCCCACAGGAGGCACACCTTCTAGATCCCCGCCTTGGACGTTACCGAAGACTGAGGGCGCACGAAGTCGCCGTCCTTCAGGGATTCGCACCCGATTGGGCGTCGGCGGCCGGAGTCGGCGAACTCGATCAGATTCGCGGCTACGGCAACGCAGTACCTCCGAGCCTCGCACGAGCAGTTATCAACGGAATCATCAAGACAGTAGACCAACCCTTGCGCACTAGCGTCGAGGTATGCGCCGGATTCGGAGGCTTGGCAATGGGTGCGGCGGATGCGGCAGGGATCAAACATCTCGCTCTCATTGACAACTGGAATGTTGCGACTCGGACCCTGCGGGCAAACGGCCCTTGGCCCGTCGACTCTGTGCTGGAAGAAGACGTTTGCGATGTCGAGTGGCAACGCTTTACTGACAGAGTAGATCTCCTGACAGGAGGCCCCCCGTGTCAGCCGTGGTCGATCGGCGGTGCGAGGCGTGGAGCTCGCGACGAACGTGATTTGCTCGGGCTCATGCCTGATGTCGTAGGAGTTGTGCGCCCGATTGCTTTCGTGTTCGAGAACGTTCCAGGGCTGCTCGCGGGAGAGAACGAAGCCTACGCGCGGTGGCTGCTGGATCGATTGCGCACGCCGGCACCAGGATTGAATTACGCAGTTGCTGCAGCTACTTTTAACGCTGCGGATTTCGGGCTACCACAAATCCGTCGCCGCGTTTTCATCGTCGGTCTTCGGGGCAAGCCGGCTTCGGCTGTGCACGAGACGTTCGACGCGATTGCGGCTCTTCGCACTCACGCTGATCCGAAACTACCTCTCCCGCACGGCCGGGCCGCGTGGAACACCATAAACTCGGCACTTCCTGACTGGGCAAGCGTCGAAGATGGCTGGCGGAAATGGATCACAGTAGGCGACGATTCTAAAGATCCTGAGAGCGTCGACCCAGCGGAAGCCCGCAGCGATACCACTCAGACGAATCGACAGTCGAGACGCCCTCGCATTTCACTGTCCTGGCCCCACCGAGACTGCTTAACCGAGTGGACGGCTGGCGGCTGGACTGCCCGAGACGAGGTTGACGATCCACTCCGCACCGATGTTCGACCACTGCTCGTTATCGAACACGGGCTCACCGCGGACCCGTTCACAGACCCGTGGTTCGTCGTCGGCGATAGTGTGGCGGCGCTGGGCGCGCTGACGCGCACACACGCTCGACGGGCCCAGCTCGTGTATCTCGATCTGCCGCGGATCACCACCAACGCTGCTGCTTTCGACGCTGCTGAAGATCAGTCAGCGCTCGACACTTGGCTAACGCTTGTCCAAGGTCTGCTTCGTCGTGGCCTGCGACTCTTATCAGACGAGGGAGCAATCGTCGCACTGTGCGGCGTCGGCGAGCTGCCGTACGTTCAAATCCTGTTGACCGAGCTCGCGGGAGTTAGGAACTACGTCGGGACTGTCGCGTGGCAGAAAGGCTACAGTCCTCGCAACATCCCAAACCAACGTGAGTTCTCTCCCACACACGACAACCTCGTGGTTTTTGCACGTCGGAAGGAAGTGCTGCCGGCGGTGGCGCTACGCGTGCCGCCGGAGGGTTTCGCAAATCAGGATGCCGACCCGCGTGGTCCTTGGAACGCGGAACATAAGGGGGCAAACAAGGATGACTACACATTTGAGGTCAATGTCGCGCCGTACCGTTGGCGAATCGTGGACGGTGCGTTGCCACCTGGAATGTGGCGCATAAGCGAGCGGTCCGGTGTTATCTGGGCGCCCAAGGGTGATGTCAAAACGCCCGGTTTGTTCCGGTTCACGGTCGAGGTCGAAGATCAGAAGGGCGCGAAAGCCCGTCGCGCGTTGAGCATACAGGTCGCGGAAGACGTCGAGCCCCCTCCACTAGTACCGCCGCCTTGGTTAATCGCGCAGGTTGACGGCGAAGGTCGAATCCTAAACGGCCCGGACAGTTCTGGCGACTTGCGAATTGTGACTGACAAGTTGCCTGTCGCCTGCTTGGGGCAGGAGTATTCGGCCGTTGCCATTGCGAGCGGCGGCGCTCCCTGGACGGGTACCACAAAGCCCGGCAAGACGTCCACGCCAGGAAGTCGTCCGAAACGTTTTTGGGAATACTCCCCCGAGACTCTGCTTCAGGCAGCAGCGCGCGACGCCGTGGACTTCAAGAACAAAGTGGATGCGATTCCCGCGGTTAAGCGCTATTTGGATGGTGCGGAATCTGCCCCTCGAAATGTCGAAACCGTTTGGCTCGGGGGTGACAAGCGTCGCGCGCAAGGCCAACTCGTTGGTTACAGCCAAGACGCCAAAGCCGAGTTGACGGACATGCAAGCCGAGAACGTGATTCAGGAAGTGATCACCTATTCGAAGCCAGCGACGTTGATGCTCCGGCTCATCGCGCTGTTTACTCAGCCCCAAGGCCTCGTCGTTGACATTGGCGCACCCGCAGCGGAGATGGCCGCGATCGCGACAATGACCGGCAGACGTGCCGTGTATGTAGAACTGCCCAGCAACACTGGGCTACGTCAGACACTCACTGCCCCGCGATTGCTGCATGCGTCCCGCGGCCGACATCCTCTTCCTGAGGATTGCGTCTTCGCCGCCGACCTTAACGGGGAAGCAGCCGAGCGCGGCCTAATCATCAACGGACAGCGTCGAGCGCCTAGCGAATTGGCGGGGGTCTTCACCGTGGAGCTTGGGGCTTCCGCCGCTCGGATTGATCGGCCTTCTGCAGTGGTCGAGCTGGACTACGTCACCTATCCCACCGGTAGCGACACCTTTCTTCACATGCTCGCGAGCATCGAGGGTCTCGTCCCGATTGGTGGCAACCGAGGATGGTTCGCTGAGGCACTGTGGGAACCGCTTCGAGCTGTCTACGTGCAGAGCAAAGAGTTTGTTGATGGCAGCTTCCTCGAACGCGTCTCGCAGGATCACGATGAATTTCTCCGCACCGGCGGTCGCGTCCGCATCTACTATCACCGAGGCCAGAACAGCTCGTTGATGCCTGTAGGCTCGGGAGTCGAACTGAGACGAATCCCGTTCGATCTGCAGTTGACGGCAGGCCTGTTTTGA
- a CDS encoding DEAD/DEAH box helicase family protein, with translation MNRERLLRDAYDLVVRTMRLRPPQAEALASVRDVLLRLPDRLSTCTSEEVRQFLTGSGWTHTGHPAFTLSLATGLGKSRLAGAIIALLWLSGEARTFLLLAPRRAVLRRLNDALDPAFHDYLFTDPNLIPEPLVIRADEITSPAALDPQAATFARGPRIYLLSPQLVTSSPIFNGRDDLSQISPAQVLKHQQDLVVIVDEAHHVGRLADRETTAWANAIRELEPRLQIGLTATPRQEAGVNLLYDYPLKLALAEGLYTKAVQLLVREFPGDDRDPWDIDQQTITFALDRLRTKEEAISLAAVPPFPEVKPVAVLFARDIEHAKQVYDWLLSSTLLTADEIHLTYSGKSKTEEEVEQLLGIESPSNPVRVTDRRARGRHSRRHMLRKRIAQENR, from the coding sequence TTGAACCGCGAACGGCTGCTCCGCGACGCTTATGATTTGGTGGTCAGGACGATGCGGCTACGGCCGCCACAGGCAGAGGCCTTGGCGAGTGTTCGCGACGTGCTTCTTCGTCTGCCCGATCGGCTCTCGACTTGTACTTCTGAGGAAGTCCGGCAGTTTCTGACTGGGTCTGGATGGACGCATACGGGCCATCCTGCCTTTACGCTTTCTCTCGCTACAGGGCTAGGCAAATCTCGGCTCGCCGGCGCGATCATCGCGCTTCTGTGGTTGTCTGGAGAGGCGCGTACGTTTCTATTGCTAGCTCCTCGACGAGCCGTGCTGCGCCGGTTGAACGACGCACTTGACCCCGCGTTCCATGACTATCTGTTCACCGACCCGAATCTAATTCCGGAGCCACTCGTGATTAGGGCGGACGAGATTACGAGCCCGGCAGCACTCGACCCGCAGGCCGCCACATTTGCGCGGGGGCCACGAATCTACCTCCTATCCCCGCAGCTCGTCACATCGAGCCCAATCTTCAACGGTCGAGACGACCTCTCTCAGATCTCGCCTGCACAAGTCTTGAAACATCAACAGGACCTCGTGGTGATTGTCGACGAGGCGCACCATGTCGGAAGGCTAGCCGACAGGGAAACGACGGCTTGGGCCAACGCCATTCGTGAACTGGAGCCGCGACTCCAGATCGGACTGACCGCCACGCCTCGCCAGGAGGCCGGTGTCAATCTGCTCTACGACTATCCGCTGAAACTCGCTCTTGCGGAAGGACTCTATACCAAGGCCGTGCAGTTGCTCGTGCGCGAGTTTCCAGGTGACGACCGTGATCCCTGGGATATCGACCAACAGACGATCACATTCGCGCTCGATCGTCTTCGCACTAAAGAAGAGGCGATTTCGCTCGCCGCCGTGCCGCCGTTTCCGGAAGTCAAACCCGTGGCCGTCCTCTTTGCGAGGGATATCGAACATGCGAAGCAGGTGTACGACTGGCTCTTGAGCAGTACGCTTCTTACCGCAGATGAGATTCACCTCACGTACTCGGGCAAGAGCAAGACTGAGGAGGAAGTCGAACAGCTCCTCGGGATCGAGTCTCCATCGAATCCCGTGCGTGTCACGGATCGGCGAGCGCGAGGCCGACACTCTCGACGTCATATGCTTCGGAAAAGAATCGCTCAAGAAAATCGCTGA
- a CDS encoding DNA2/NAM7 family helicase encodes LIDWHHREEKAEWWEYFRLRELPEEDLLDEVKAIAGLEHVAELGPFLSKKGKATGSIIHRYRFPLQEVELTEGDKLRRQDDQPFGEVLALDRIAQTVDVKRGPKSGADHPSAVFSIDVIGTRALQDSVMRFAERLRAADYLQASAGTDLLYRRAPRLRTGDFSPQQGESTTDFAVRVVTELDRTTLAVQGPPGSGKTYVGARMIRAAVARGMRVGVTATSHKVIQNLFDAVRDQAKAAGEDVRLARKPKDGEELPPYVLEFNKNEVALAAIRDREVHVLGGTAWLWADEDAAGSVDLLFVDEAGQFSLANALAVAPTAGSLVLLGDPQQLDQPQKASHPDGVNVSALGHLLASAETMPPNLGIFLPETWRLAPNICAFTSELFYAGRLTSVPALVNQQLANGPFNGAGLWWIATQHEGNRSASDEEVEVVRVLVDALVGTSWIDENGIQRPLAPTDIRVVAPYNAQVNRLAAQLEPRGIPVGTVDKFQGQTCAVAIYSMATSRPEDAPRGMEFLYHLNRLNVATSRARCASFIVGSPALIEPQCRTPRQMQLANGICRFVEMARQP; translated from the coding sequence TCTCATCGACTGGCACCACCGTGAAGAGAAGGCTGAATGGTGGGAGTACTTCAGGCTGCGGGAGCTCCCCGAAGAGGACTTGTTGGATGAGGTCAAAGCCATCGCAGGTCTCGAGCACGTGGCCGAACTCGGACCCTTCCTGAGCAAGAAGGGCAAGGCAACGGGAAGCATCATTCATCGCTATCGATTCCCGCTCCAAGAAGTTGAGCTGACAGAAGGCGATAAACTCCGCCGCCAGGACGACCAGCCATTTGGCGAGGTACTCGCGCTGGACCGGATCGCACAGACCGTCGATGTCAAGCGCGGTCCGAAATCCGGAGCGGACCATCCGTCGGCAGTTTTCTCGATCGATGTCATCGGCACGCGCGCGCTGCAAGATTCGGTGATGCGTTTCGCAGAGCGTCTTCGTGCCGCAGACTACCTTCAGGCCTCAGCCGGCACCGACTTGCTTTACCGTCGCGCGCCACGCCTGCGCACTGGCGACTTTTCGCCGCAGCAAGGCGAATCAACTACGGACTTCGCCGTTCGGGTTGTAACAGAGCTCGATCGGACGACTCTCGCCGTTCAGGGCCCGCCCGGATCTGGCAAGACCTACGTCGGCGCGCGGATGATTCGTGCGGCAGTGGCCAGAGGCATGCGCGTGGGTGTTACCGCTACCAGCCACAAGGTCATACAGAATTTGTTTGACGCAGTCCGCGACCAGGCCAAGGCTGCCGGTGAGGACGTTCGTCTCGCGCGCAAGCCAAAGGATGGTGAGGAGCTTCCGCCTTACGTTCTGGAATTCAACAAGAACGAAGTGGCCCTCGCCGCGATCAGAGATCGGGAAGTCCATGTGCTCGGCGGAACGGCATGGCTCTGGGCCGATGAAGACGCCGCGGGGTCGGTTGACTTGCTGTTTGTGGACGAGGCGGGGCAGTTCTCGCTGGCAAACGCCCTGGCAGTTGCGCCAACGGCAGGCAGTCTAGTCCTTTTAGGTGATCCACAGCAGCTTGATCAGCCGCAGAAGGCCAGTCACCCCGACGGGGTGAACGTCTCGGCCTTGGGGCATCTTCTCGCCAGCGCCGAAACAATGCCGCCGAATCTCGGAATATTCCTACCCGAGACCTGGAGGCTCGCGCCGAATATCTGCGCCTTCACCTCGGAGCTCTTCTATGCAGGAAGACTGACGTCGGTTCCTGCCCTCGTTAACCAGCAACTGGCGAACGGTCCCTTCAACGGCGCTGGCCTCTGGTGGATCGCCACGCAGCATGAAGGAAACCGTAGCGCATCCGATGAGGAAGTGGAGGTGGTGAGGGTGCTCGTCGATGCCCTGGTAGGCACCTCTTGGATCGACGAAAACGGCATCCAGCGGCCGCTCGCTCCAACCGACATACGTGTCGTCGCGCCGTACAACGCCCAAGTCAATCGTCTCGCGGCGCAATTGGAGCCCCGCGGGATTCCCGTTGGAACGGTGGACAAATTCCAAGGTCAAACCTGCGCTGTCGCCATTTACTCCATGGCCACGTCGCGCCCAGAAGACGCGCCGCGCGGCATGGAGTTCTTGTACCACTTAAATCGTCTTAATGTTGCGACTTCCCGGGCCAGATGTGCGAGCTTTATCGTCGGGAGCCCAGCTTTGATTGAGCCGCAATGCAGGACGCCACGACAAATGCAGCTCGCGAACGGTATCTGTCGGTTTGTCGAAATGGCGAGGCAGCCGTGA
- a CDS encoding TM0106 family RecB-like putative nuclease, producing MRVTDDTVVLAATDLANFLACKHRTGLDLAAAMGTIDPPETRLDAALQLLRERGIKHERAYVDHLRGQGLNIVEIATDESPDVRVARTLEALKSGADVIYQGAFAGKGWTGYADILRKVPCGTGVRTSLGEYQYEPYDTKLARETRGGTILQLALYTELLAEVQGATPQRFFVVTPGNPFAVHEYRLADYAAYFRLIRAQMLEMLAKGPDALLAESYPEPVEHCDVCRWWDRCNSQRRADDHLSFIAGVGSSQRVELVSQGVTTLAAAGTLPVPVTFKPSRGARETYDRIAEQAQVQLQQRTRNEPVFRILPVSAGEGLCRLPEPSSGDLFLDLEGARFVREGGHDYLFGLGHIGGGKEFTYRSWWAMDPLEEQHAFETLMDVIAETRASDPGLHIYHFAPYETTALKRLAGRYATRQDALDELLREKRFVDLYAIVRQAVRAGVESYSIKELEQYYEYLRKVPLRDAATHRIAVEMALEARDPASIAEATRVIVEGYNREDVESTHLLRRWLEELRTRQLDAAVNVPRPPIEEPKKEAPSERTAAADVLRATLLTEVAPEASQPGNPHHERWL from the coding sequence TTGCGCGTAACCGACGACACCGTGGTGTTGGCCGCGACAGACTTGGCGAATTTTCTTGCCTGTAAACACCGAACGGGATTGGACCTGGCTGCGGCCATGGGCACAATCGATCCTCCAGAGACTCGGTTGGACGCCGCGTTGCAGCTTCTGCGTGAGCGCGGCATCAAACACGAGCGAGCCTATGTCGATCACCTTCGCGGCCAAGGGCTGAACATTGTCGAAATTGCGACAGACGAGTCGCCAGACGTCCGCGTAGCGCGAACGCTCGAAGCGCTCAAATCTGGCGCGGACGTGATCTATCAGGGGGCTTTCGCGGGGAAAGGCTGGACGGGTTATGCGGACATTCTGCGCAAGGTTCCGTGTGGAACCGGCGTGCGCACGAGCCTCGGCGAATACCAATACGAACCGTACGACACCAAGCTCGCACGTGAGACGCGCGGCGGCACGATTCTCCAGCTCGCGCTTTATACGGAGTTGCTCGCCGAGGTCCAGGGCGCCACTCCGCAACGGTTCTTCGTAGTAACCCCTGGCAATCCGTTTGCGGTGCACGAGTACCGTTTAGCGGATTACGCAGCGTACTTCAGGTTGATTCGCGCTCAGATGCTGGAAATGCTCGCGAAGGGACCAGATGCCCTCCTTGCCGAGAGCTACCCTGAGCCCGTGGAACATTGTGACGTTTGCCGGTGGTGGGACCGCTGCAACAGCCAGCGTCGAGCCGACGACCACCTGTCGTTTATCGCCGGTGTTGGCAGCTCTCAGCGCGTTGAACTGGTGTCTCAAGGCGTAACTACGCTGGCGGCCGCCGGGACATTGCCGGTGCCCGTCACGTTCAAGCCATCCCGAGGCGCAAGGGAAACCTACGATCGAATTGCCGAACAGGCGCAGGTGCAACTGCAACAGCGGACGCGCAACGAGCCAGTGTTCAGGATCTTGCCGGTGTCGGCTGGTGAGGGACTGTGCCGATTACCCGAACCTTCCTCTGGGGACCTGTTTCTAGATCTTGAGGGCGCACGGTTTGTCAGGGAAGGTGGTCACGATTATTTGTTCGGGCTCGGACATATCGGCGGCGGTAAAGAATTCACATATCGCTCGTGGTGGGCGATGGATCCGCTCGAGGAGCAGCACGCGTTCGAGACGTTGATGGACGTGATCGCCGAAACCCGGGCCAGCGATCCCGGCCTGCACATCTATCACTTCGCCCCTTATGAAACGACCGCTCTAAAGCGCCTCGCAGGCCGCTACGCGACCCGGCAAGATGCGCTCGACGAGTTACTACGTGAAAAGCGGTTCGTAGATCTGTACGCGATCGTGCGACAGGCGGTTCGCGCGGGCGTCGAGAGCTACTCCATCAAGGAACTGGAACAGTACTACGAATATTTACGCAAGGTCCCGTTGCGTGATGCCGCCACGCACCGAATCGCGGTCGAGATGGCGTTGGAGGCCCGAGATCCCGCGTCGATAGCGGAAGCGACACGCGTGATCGTCGAGGGGTATAACCGTGAGGATGTCGAATCAACTCACCTGTTGCGGCGTTGGCTGGAAGAACTCAGGACGAGACAGCTAGATGCCGCGGTGAACGTGCCGCGTCCGCCGATTGAGGAGCCGAAAAAAGAAGCCCCAAGTGAGCGAACCGCTGCCGCTGACGTCTTGAGGGCGACGCTCCTTACGGAGGTCGCCCCAGAGGCGAGTCAGCCAGGAAATCCACACCATGAACGATGGCTG